A single genomic interval of Streptomyces sp. NBC_00663 harbors:
- a CDS encoding lysophospholipid acyltransferase family protein: MKVAIGGPLKVAFRPWVEGAENIPDQGPAILASNHLSFSDSFFLPAVLDRKVTFIAKAEYFTTPGVKGRLTAAFFKGVGQLPVDRSGGRGAGEAAIKSGTEVLERGELFGIYPEGTRSPDGRLYRGKPGGLARVALASGAPVIPVAMIDTEKIQPPGKVMPKIMRPGIRIGKPLDFSRYHGMEHDRFVLRAVTDEVMYEIMKLSGQEYVDIYATAAKRQIAEAAKAEKEAEKAAKSALAQAEKERSGS; encoded by the coding sequence ATGAAGGTCGCCATCGGAGGGCCGCTGAAGGTCGCCTTCAGGCCCTGGGTGGAGGGCGCCGAGAACATTCCGGACCAGGGCCCCGCGATCCTGGCGAGCAACCACCTCTCCTTCTCCGACTCCTTCTTCCTGCCCGCGGTCCTCGACCGCAAGGTCACCTTCATCGCGAAGGCCGAGTACTTCACCACGCCCGGAGTGAAGGGCCGGCTGACGGCCGCCTTCTTCAAGGGGGTCGGCCAGCTCCCCGTGGACCGCTCCGGCGGGCGCGGGGCGGGCGAGGCGGCGATCAAGAGCGGCACAGAGGTCCTGGAGCGCGGTGAGCTGTTCGGGATCTACCCGGAGGGCACGCGCTCGCCCGACGGCCGTCTCTACCGGGGCAAGCCGGGCGGCCTCGCGCGCGTGGCGCTCGCCAGCGGAGCGCCGGTCATCCCGGTTGCCATGATCGACACGGAGAAGATCCAGCCGCCGGGCAAGGTGATGCCCAAGATCATGCGGCCGGGCATCCGCATCGGCAAGCCACTGGACTTCAGCCGGTACCACGGCATGGAGCACGACCGGTTCGTGCTCCGCGCGGTGACCGACGAGGTCATGTACGAGATCATGAAGCTCTCCGGCCAGGAGTACGTCGACATCTACGCGACCGCCGCCAAGCGGCAGATCGCGGAGGCGGCCAAGGCCGAGAAGGAAGCGGAGAAGGCGGCGAAGTCCGCCCTCGCGCAGGCCGAGAAGGAACGCTCCGGGTCCTAG
- the macS gene encoding MacS family sensor histidine kinase, whose translation MARRERVMRMSVELPLWRALTGYRVLTMLYAVGLFATQYDDYDRPGIAIGYFVVLCGWTLATLPRVQNEAACTKRFLAADLTVALTGIVLTPLVVNDAHIDSGGSTLPSIWTAGSVLAFAIKGGWRWAAFASTPVAVANLIERGAPARDTIHNVILVWVASIAIGYVVEVARASERTLARALEIEAATRERERLARDIHDSVLQVLAMVQRRGAVLGGEAAELGRMAGEQEVALRTLVSGGLTRVSWASEDVSQGAVVRAVDEPDAEGPVDLRALLAPFAAAKVSFAEPGAPVELPPAAARELAAAVGATLDNVRKHAGEHACAWILVEDEPDEVIVTVRDDGPGIPEGRLAQAEGEGRMGVAQSIRGRLRDLGGSAELISVPGQGTEVELKIPKASRGKAGQR comes from the coding sequence ATGGCCAGGCGTGAGCGTGTCATGAGGATGTCGGTCGAGCTGCCGCTGTGGCGTGCGCTCACCGGCTACCGGGTGCTGACCATGCTGTACGCGGTCGGCCTGTTCGCCACGCAGTACGACGACTACGACCGCCCGGGCATCGCCATCGGCTACTTCGTCGTCCTGTGCGGATGGACGCTCGCCACACTGCCCCGTGTCCAGAACGAGGCGGCCTGCACCAAGCGCTTCCTCGCCGCGGACCTGACCGTCGCGCTCACCGGCATCGTGCTCACCCCGCTGGTGGTCAACGACGCGCACATCGACAGCGGCGGCTCCACGCTGCCGTCGATATGGACCGCCGGTTCGGTCCTCGCATTCGCCATCAAGGGCGGCTGGCGCTGGGCCGCGTTCGCCTCGACGCCGGTCGCCGTCGCCAACCTCATCGAGCGCGGCGCCCCGGCCCGGGACACCATCCACAACGTGATCCTGGTCTGGGTCGCCTCCATCGCCATCGGCTACGTCGTCGAGGTCGCCCGCGCCTCCGAGCGCACCCTCGCCCGCGCCCTGGAGATCGAGGCGGCGACCCGGGAACGGGAGCGGCTGGCCCGGGACATCCACGACAGCGTGCTCCAGGTGCTGGCCATGGTGCAGCGGCGCGGCGCGGTCCTCGGCGGCGAGGCGGCGGAGCTGGGCCGGATGGCGGGCGAGCAGGAGGTGGCGCTGCGCACCCTGGTCTCCGGCGGGCTGACGCGGGTCTCCTGGGCGTCCGAGGACGTGTCCCAGGGGGCGGTCGTACGGGCCGTCGACGAGCCGGATGCCGAGGGTCCCGTCGATCTCCGCGCGCTGCTCGCCCCGTTCGCCGCCGCCAAGGTCAGCTTCGCCGAGCCCGGTGCTCCGGTGGAGCTGCCCCCGGCCGCCGCGAGGGAGCTGGCCGCCGCGGTGGGGGCCACCCTGGACAACGTACGCAAGCATGCGGGGGAGCACGCGTGCGCGTGGATCCTGGTCGAGGACGAGCCCGACGAGGTGATCGTGACCGTACGGGACGACGGGCCCGGCATCCCCGAGGGGCGGCTCGCCCAGGCCGAGGGCGAGGGGCGGATGGGGGTCGCCCAGTCGATCCGGGGGCGGTTGCGCGACCTCGGCGGCAGCGCCGAACTGATCTCGGTGCCCGGGCAGGGCACGGAGGTCGAACTGAAGATACCCAAGGCTTCACGGGGGAAGGCAGGACAGCGATGA
- a CDS encoding 6-phosphofructokinase yields MRVGVLTGGGDCPGLNAVIRGIVRKGVQEYGYDFVGFRDGWRGPLEGDSVRLDIPAVRGILPRGGTILGSSRTNPLKQENGIRRIKENLAKLEVDAMIAIGGEDTLGVAARLTDEFGVPVVGVPKTIDNDLSATDYTFGFDTAVGIATEAIDRLHTTAESHMRVLVCEVMGRHAGWIALHSGLAGGANVILIPEQRFDLDQVCAWITSRFKASYAPIVVVAEGAMPRDGDVVLKDESLDSFGHVRLSGVGEWLGKEIEKRTGKEARTTVLGHIQRGGTPSAFDRWLATRFGLHAIEAVRDGDFGKMVALRGTDIVRVPISDATARLKTVDPELYAEVGVFFG; encoded by the coding sequence ATGCGGGTCGGAGTACTGACCGGAGGCGGCGACTGCCCCGGGCTCAACGCCGTCATCCGGGGCATCGTCCGCAAGGGCGTGCAGGAGTACGGCTATGACTTCGTCGGCTTCCGGGACGGCTGGCGTGGGCCCCTGGAGGGCGACAGCGTCCGCCTCGACATCCCCGCCGTGCGCGGCATCCTGCCCCGCGGCGGCACCATCCTCGGCTCCTCGCGCACCAATCCGCTGAAGCAGGAGAACGGCATCCGGCGCATCAAGGAGAACCTCGCCAAGCTGGAGGTCGACGCGATGATCGCGATCGGCGGCGAGGACACCCTGGGCGTGGCCGCGCGGCTCACCGACGAGTTCGGCGTCCCCGTCGTCGGCGTACCGAAGACCATCGACAACGACCTGTCCGCCACCGACTACACCTTCGGCTTCGACACCGCGGTCGGTATCGCCACCGAGGCCATCGACCGCCTCCACACCACCGCCGAGTCCCATATGCGCGTCCTGGTCTGCGAGGTGATGGGCCGGCACGCCGGCTGGATCGCCCTGCACTCGGGCCTCGCCGGCGGCGCCAACGTCATCCTCATCCCCGAGCAGCGCTTCGACCTGGACCAGGTGTGCGCCTGGATCACCTCCCGCTTCAAGGCCTCCTACGCCCCGATCGTCGTCGTCGCCGAGGGCGCCATGCCCAGGGACGGTGACGTGGTCCTCAAGGACGAGTCGCTGGACTCCTTCGGGCATGTGCGCCTGTCCGGGGTCGGCGAATGGCTCGGCAAGGAGATCGAGAAGCGGACCGGCAAGGAGGCCCGGACGACGGTCCTCGGACACATCCAGCGGGGCGGCACGCCCAGCGCCTTCGACCGCTGGCTCGCCACCCGCTTCGGACTGCACGCCATCGAGGCGGTGCGGGACGGCGACTTCGGGAAGATGGTCGCGCTGCGCGGCACGGACATCGTGCGCGTGCCGATCTCCGACGCCACGGCCAGACTGAAGACGGTCGACCCGGAGCTGTACGCGGAGGTCGGGGTGTTCTTCGGCTGA
- a CDS encoding DUF5304 domain-containing protein, with translation MSEQLPPSDAADEAVDEVRATDADAWATACAEDLAEEKARRRANYGPPPGSAAEELRKLVDAVTDKLSSIQSPLFGAVAGPAAQQVVQQVVQQAKAAVEPVIERNPDVFDHLAAAGNELLAAYRSAVQAQEQRWTARDTKPGQGGEEPGPGERIDLD, from the coding sequence ATGAGCGAACAGCTCCCGCCGTCAGACGCCGCCGACGAGGCCGTGGACGAGGTTCGGGCCACCGACGCCGACGCCTGGGCGACGGCGTGCGCCGAGGACCTCGCGGAGGAGAAGGCCCGTCGCCGCGCCAACTACGGTCCGCCACCCGGCTCGGCCGCCGAGGAACTGCGCAAGCTGGTCGACGCCGTCACCGACAAGCTGTCCTCGATCCAGTCGCCGCTGTTCGGGGCGGTCGCCGGACCGGCCGCCCAGCAGGTGGTGCAGCAGGTCGTCCAGCAGGCCAAGGCCGCCGTCGAGCCCGTCATCGAACGCAACCCGGACGTCTTCGACCACCTGGCAGCCGCGGGCAACGAACTGCTGGCCGCCTACCGCTCCGCCGTCCAGGCCCAGGAGCAGCGCTGGACCGCTCGCGACACCAAGCCCGGACAGGGCGGCGAGGAGCCTGGTCCGGGGGAGCGCATCGACCTGGACTAG
- a CDS encoding endonuclease/exonuclease/phosphatase family protein — MAPDDSTLVRVLSYNVRSLRDDTNALARVIKACEPDLVLVQEAPRFFRWRKKLARLARAADLVILTGGATAAGPAILCDLRATVERTEDVLLPLTPGQHRRGFATAVVRFGNSRVGVLSCHLSLQKDERYEQAGMLLDRLAGMGVEHAVAGGDLNERPGGRTFHRLAENLQDCWATAPLGGEHTWVHSEPHQRIDAIFATKGIEVLGCGVPPDLPETDLRAATDHLPVLATLKIPAG, encoded by the coding sequence ATGGCACCTGACGATTCCACCCTCGTCCGAGTCCTGAGCTACAACGTCCGCTCCCTACGCGACGACACCAACGCCCTCGCCAGAGTCATCAAGGCCTGCGAGCCGGATCTCGTCCTCGTCCAAGAAGCCCCCCGCTTCTTCCGCTGGCGCAAGAAACTCGCCCGCCTGGCCCGCGCGGCCGACCTCGTCATCCTCACCGGCGGCGCCACAGCCGCGGGCCCCGCGATCCTCTGCGACCTCCGCGCCACCGTCGAGCGCACCGAGGACGTCCTCCTCCCGCTCACCCCCGGCCAGCACCGCCGGGGCTTCGCGACCGCCGTCGTCCGGTTCGGCAACTCCCGCGTCGGCGTCCTGAGCTGCCACCTCAGCCTTCAGAAGGACGAGCGCTACGAGCAGGCGGGCATGCTCCTCGACCGGCTCGCCGGCATGGGCGTCGAGCACGCCGTCGCGGGCGGCGACCTCAACGAACGCCCCGGCGGCCGTACGTTCCACCGCCTCGCCGAGAACCTCCAGGACTGCTGGGCGACCGCCCCGCTCGGCGGCGAGCACACCTGGGTGCACAGCGAACCCCACCAGCGCATCGACGCGATCTTCGCCACGAAGGGCATCGAGGTGCTCGGCTGCGGGGTGCCGCCGGATCTCCCCGAGACAGACCTGAGGGCGGCCACGGACCACCTTCCGGTCCTGGCCACCCTCAAGATCCCGGCCGGCTAG
- a CDS encoding ArsA family ATPase produces the protein MRTLLITGPGGSGRTTLAAATAVAAARAGDRTLLLSADRTDSLGAVLGVATGPAPVEVRDGLTAWRPDATAGFRDDLAGFQERASSVLDLLGASRLDPEEVTPLPGAEELTLLRALRDAALSERHDLLVVDLPPTPQALALLALPEELRRYLRRLLPPERQAARALRPMLGRLAGVPMPSEWLYETTARWDMELAAVEAVIADGKTVVRLVAEPGPSGADAVRDATLGLALRGLRPDHVVANRVLPDAPADSWLAGPVAQQRKTLEGWRESSEVVEIAHLGRDPRGLDDLEGLGAPGAPETSSRVEWPVADRLAGDGVLVWHVPLPGAIRDELDLIRRGDELVVNAGQFRRIVPLPSALRRCTVAGAALRDGELCVRFAPDPELWPQTR, from the coding sequence ATGCGCACCCTCCTGATCACCGGTCCCGGCGGCAGCGGTCGTACGACCCTTGCCGCCGCCACCGCGGTCGCCGCCGCCCGCGCGGGTGACCGGACCCTCCTCCTGAGCGCCGACCGGACCGACAGCCTCGGCGCGGTCCTGGGCGTGGCCACCGGGCCGGCGCCGGTCGAGGTCCGGGACGGGCTCACCGCCTGGCGCCCGGACGCCACCGCCGGTTTCCGGGACGACCTCGCCGGCTTCCAGGAGCGCGCCTCCTCCGTCCTCGACCTGCTCGGCGCCTCCCGCCTCGACCCCGAAGAGGTCACCCCGCTCCCCGGTGCCGAGGAGCTGACCCTCCTGCGTGCCCTGCGGGACGCGGCCCTGTCGGAGCGCCACGACCTCCTCGTCGTGGACCTGCCGCCCACCCCGCAGGCCCTCGCCCTCCTCGCCCTCCCCGAGGAACTGCGCCGCTATCTGCGCCGGCTGCTGCCGCCCGAGCGGCAGGCGGCGCGGGCGCTCAGGCCGATGCTGGGGCGGCTGGCCGGGGTGCCGATGCCGTCGGAGTGGCTGTACGAGACCACCGCGCGCTGGGACATGGAACTCGCCGCCGTCGAGGCCGTCATCGCCGACGGGAAGACCGTCGTACGCCTCGTCGCCGAGCCGGGTCCTTCCGGCGCCGACGCCGTGCGCGACGCCACGCTCGGGCTCGCCCTGCGCGGGCTGCGTCCCGACCACGTGGTCGCCAACCGGGTCCTCCCCGACGCGCCCGCCGACAGCTGGCTCGCCGGGCCCGTCGCCCAGCAGCGCAAGACGCTGGAGGGGTGGCGGGAGTCGTCCGAGGTCGTGGAGATCGCCCACCTCGGACGGGACCCGCGTGGCCTCGACGACCTCGAAGGGCTCGGTGCGCCCGGTGCGCCGGAGACCTCCTCCCGTGTCGAGTGGCCGGTCGCCGACCGGCTGGCCGGGGACGGCGTGCTGGTGTGGCACGTGCCGCTGCCCGGCGCGATACGGGACGAGCTGGACCTCATCCGGCGCGGCGACGAACTCGTCGTCAACGCCGGGCAGTTCCGGCGGATCGTGCCGCTGCCGTCCGCCCTGCGGCGCTGCACCGTCGCCGGGGCCGCGCTGCGGGACGGGGAGCTGTGTGTCCGGTTCGCGCCGGACCCGGAGCTATGGCCGCAGACACGGTGA
- a CDS encoding response regulator transcription factor — translation MSDQGPIKVMVVDDHPMWRDAVARDLGESGFEVVATAGDGDQAVRRAKAAGPDVLVLDLNLPLKPGVQVCKELVGHNPALRVLVLSASGEHADVLEAVKSGATGYLLKSASTEELLDAVRRTAVGDPVFTPGLAGLVLGEYRRLASEPAPAADADQPKAPELTDRETEVLRLVAKGLSYKQIAERLVISHRTVQNHVQNTLGKLQLHNRVELVRYAIERGLDDE, via the coding sequence ATGAGTGACCAGGGCCCGATCAAGGTGATGGTGGTCGACGACCATCCGATGTGGCGCGACGCGGTCGCCCGCGACCTGGGCGAGTCCGGCTTCGAGGTGGTGGCCACCGCGGGCGACGGCGACCAGGCGGTGCGCCGCGCCAAGGCCGCCGGGCCCGATGTGCTCGTGCTCGACCTGAACCTGCCGCTCAAGCCCGGCGTCCAGGTCTGCAAGGAACTCGTCGGCCACAACCCGGCGTTGCGGGTCCTGGTGCTCTCCGCCAGCGGCGAGCACGCGGACGTGCTGGAGGCGGTGAAGTCGGGCGCGACCGGCTATCTGCTGAAGTCGGCGTCCACGGAGGAGCTGCTCGACGCGGTGCGCCGGACGGCGGTGGGTGACCCGGTGTTCACCCCCGGCCTCGCCGGACTGGTCCTCGGCGAGTACCGCCGGCTCGCCTCCGAGCCCGCGCCCGCCGCCGACGCCGACCAGCCCAAGGCGCCCGAACTCACCGACCGCGAGACCGAGGTGCTGCGCCTCGTCGCCAAGGGCCTCAGCTACAAGCAGATCGCCGAGCGTCTGGTCATCTCCCACCGCACGGTCCAGAACCACGTCCAGAACACCCTCGGCAAGCTCCAGCTGCACAACAGGGTGGAGCTGGTCAGGTATGCCATAGAGCGTGGACTTGACGACGAGTAA
- a CDS encoding alpha/beta hydrolase — translation MPVLPGAEPFRHEGGETGVLLCHGFTGSPQSLRPWAEHLAERGLTVSLPLLPGHGTRWEDMQLTGWQDWYAEVDRELRALRERCADVFVAGLSMGGALALRLAAKHGDAVRGVMVVNPANRMHGLAPYALPVARHLLRSTPGIADDIAKEGRHELGYDRVPLHAAHSLRTFFRLVDGELPQVTQPLLLLRSAEDHVVPAADSARVLSRVSSTDVTEIVLEQSYHVATLDHDAERIFEESSAFIGRLAAGTGSKEGTAVRG, via the coding sequence GTGCCGGTCCTCCCTGGAGCCGAGCCGTTCCGCCATGAGGGCGGAGAGACGGGTGTCCTCCTCTGCCACGGCTTCACCGGTTCCCCGCAGTCGCTGCGCCCCTGGGCGGAGCACCTCGCCGAGCGCGGTCTGACCGTGTCGCTGCCCCTGCTGCCGGGACACGGCACCCGGTGGGAGGACATGCAGCTGACGGGCTGGCAGGACTGGTACGCGGAGGTGGACCGCGAGCTGCGCGCCCTGCGTGAGCGCTGCGCCGACGTGTTCGTGGCCGGCCTGTCGATGGGCGGCGCGCTGGCGCTGCGGCTGGCGGCGAAGCACGGGGACGCGGTCCGGGGCGTCATGGTCGTCAACCCGGCGAACCGTATGCACGGCCTCGCGCCGTACGCCCTTCCGGTGGCGCGGCATCTCCTGCGGTCGACGCCGGGCATCGCCGACGACATCGCCAAGGAGGGCCGGCACGAACTGGGCTACGACCGGGTGCCGCTGCACGCCGCGCACTCCCTGCGGACCTTCTTCCGGCTGGTCGACGGCGAGCTGCCGCAGGTCACCCAGCCGCTGTTGCTGCTGCGCAGCGCCGAGGACCACGTCGTGCCGGCGGCGGACTCCGCGCGCGTGCTGAGCCGGGTGTCCTCGACGGACGTAACAGAGATCGTGCTGGAACAGAGCTACCACGTCGCGACGTTGGACCACGACGCGGAGCGGATCTTCGAGGAGAGCTCCGCGTTCATCGGCCGGCTCGCCGCCGGCACCGGCAGCAAGGAAGGGACGGCCGTACGTGGCTGA
- a CDS encoding ROK family glucokinase, with protein MGLTIGVDIGGTKIAAGVVDEEGNILSTFKVPTPGTPEGIVDAIASAVEGARAGHEIVGVGIGAAGYVNRQRSEVYFAPNIDWRNEPLKEKVEARVGLPVVVENDANAAAWGEYKFGAGKGHRNVICITLGTGLGGGIIIGNKLRRGHFGVAAEFGHIRMVPDGLLCGCGSQGCWEQYASGRALVRYAKQRANATPERAEVLLALGDGSPEGIEGKHISVAARQGDPVAVDSYRELARWAGAGLADLASLFDPSAFIVGGGLSDEGELVLDPIRKSYKRWLVGGNWRPVADVIAAQLGNKAGMVGAADLAREPDPIM; from the coding sequence ATGGGACTCACCATCGGCGTCGACATCGGCGGCACGAAGATCGCGGCCGGCGTGGTCGATGAGGAAGGCAACATCCTCTCGACCTTCAAGGTGCCGACCCCGGGCACGCCCGAGGGCATCGTGGACGCCATCGCCTCCGCCGTCGAGGGCGCACGCGCAGGTCACGAGATCGTCGGCGTGGGCATCGGAGCCGCCGGTTACGTCAACCGGCAGCGCTCGGAGGTCTACTTCGCGCCCAACATCGACTGGCGCAACGAGCCGCTGAAGGAGAAGGTCGAGGCCCGCGTCGGCCTCCCCGTCGTCGTGGAGAACGACGCCAACGCGGCCGCGTGGGGCGAGTACAAGTTCGGCGCCGGCAAGGGCCACCGCAACGTCATCTGCATCACGCTCGGCACCGGCCTCGGCGGCGGCATCATCATCGGCAACAAGCTGCGCCGCGGCCACTTCGGCGTCGCCGCCGAGTTCGGCCACATCCGCATGGTCCCGGACGGGCTGCTGTGCGGCTGCGGTTCGCAGGGCTGCTGGGAGCAGTACGCCTCCGGCCGCGCCCTCGTCCGGTACGCCAAGCAGCGCGCCAACGCCACCCCGGAGCGCGCCGAGGTGCTGCTCGCCCTCGGTGACGGTTCGCCCGAGGGCATCGAGGGCAAGCACATCTCCGTCGCCGCCCGGCAGGGCGACCCGGTCGCCGTCGACTCCTACCGCGAGCTCGCCCGCTGGGCCGGCGCCGGCCTCGCCGACCTCGCCTCCCTCTTCGACCCGTCCGCCTTCATCGTCGGCGGCGGCCTCTCCGACGAGGGTGAACTGGTCCTCGACCCGATCCGCAAGTCGTACAAGCGCTGGCTGGTCGGCGGCAACTGGCGCCCGGTGGCGGATGTCATCGCCGCCCAGCTGGGCAACAAGGCCGGGATGGTCGGCGCCGCGGACCTGGCCAGGGAACCCGACCCGATCATGTAA